The window tgtatcaTAATtacttatattgatttaaaatttttatattaaaaatatattgaaccAAGTTATTAAACCATGTTTCATCCTATCGAATTATATTAAACAGTGATCCAAATAATTATCCGGTTTTGATcggttttaaaaacattgaaTTGAAAGAAGAGATTAGTTACTTACTGTTTTGAGCATTCCTCTAGTGTCATAATGGTATCCACCAGAGAACCCTTTAGTTGCATCGGCTCTAAGGTAAAGCATAAGCCAAGGATACTTTGATGATGTCTTAAGCTTATGTTTAAACACCCAACCGCCAACACCAACTCTCTTCTCCCACACAACCTCGTAATAACTCACCCCATCCGCATCAAGATCGTACGTTCCATTGAACCAACCCCTCATTGTGTAACCATCACTCAGAAGCTGAGTCTTCCCATGGTTCAACACCGGTTGGTTCATGCAACCGGTTCCGAAACAGGGGAACTTTCCTGGCTGGTCGAAAGGTGGGATCTTACGGCCGTTTTGAGGGCAGAGACCGGACTTTGTGTCGTAGTTTCCGTTCTTGAGCATGACCATCCAGAAACTCCATGGGTTTGGTTCGTCCGAGACTTGACAGAGAGAGCCTAGGTAGAGCTCTTTTTCGACAACGTAAAGATCAGGGTTGTGTAATGCTGCTTCTGATATGACTCCTGGTTTACTCTTACCGATCCCTAGGTTGTTATCCGAGTCTGATACCTTGTGTGCCAAGGAATAACCACCTGCTCGTAATTTTAGGTTTAAAAAACAAAGGAGACATGAGAAACAGAGGAGGAAGTAGCAAAAAAAGAAGCTTACTTGTAGAGACATCGAAGCAATCTGCGGCTCGAGGACTACCCATGTGAGGAGCTTCGAGACCAACCTCATTGCAGAAGTTCCAAGCTTCAAACGCCACTCTGAGACCGTCTCTCTTCATCCCTGGATCTCCAACAGCTGATGATGAGGAAGACACGTCTCCATGAACCATGAGAAGCAAGTTTATCACGGTGTGGATTAGAGCCATTTGCTTCATTTTTGTGTTTGTTGTTGCCTCACAGTCATGTTTCCTCAGCTCTAATGGCAGAAGCCATTGCTGTACATTGGGCGGTATCTCTTGCCGTGTTCTCAAACGTCCGATCCCTGGCAGTTCTATCCGACTCTTTGTCCCTGGTCAATTTATTGAACAAGGGCGAGACTCAACCTGAACTGTTCGGTATCATGTTTGACATCTATCACTTTATCCCTCTGTTTGATGTAATTTCTTTCCATTTTATCTCTCGAAACTTCAATGTGGAAGCCGATTTGGTGGCAAAATCAGCTTTTGCTGGGTCTGTAATGAACTCCTCTGTTGGAGCTTAGACTCCAATGAGAAATGAAATGCttgtttgttcaaaaaaaaaggcatATAGCAAGTAGTAgtaattttcttcttttataagAAATTGAAAAGTAGTACATATATTCGTGGGAAAGAGAGAAATATAGTAAGAACCTTTATGTCAGGAATGACGTCGGGCTCGTTGATTAGTTAGAAAGAAAAGTTTAACAGTTAACATTCATTGATTCTAAAAAAAGTTGCGCAAGAGAAGTAATGGCAGACAATTCCACCCTCCCTGGCTCCATGAAAGTAACAACTAAAAAAGGTCTCATTCTTCTTCCTTTCCTGTATTTATGAAATATGCAGAAAAGTAGTAATGGGAGACAATTCAACTTTCATTCGCTCCCTTTCTATAGTTTTGACTTTCTCTATGATCATTTTGACTTGTTTGCTCAGAAAGCAAACCAGCTTCACGTGGTTTCCCCAGCAAACATATGCAACGAttttatactaatatttttagctTAACTGCATAAGTAATCTATGCCATCTTGATTTTGGGGATTTGATATCTTTTGTAACACTAGCTAATGCTACCATATATTATTAATGCATTCCTAATAATTATGTGCACATGCTTTACATCCGTTGTCAAATCGAAGTTTGTGATAACAAAacgtttttttgttaaatttaagAAATCGGGTTTTTGCACGTGATAACAAAACGTTTTtttgttacaacttacaactCACAAATGCGAACAAGAAAGTCAACTAAACCGATGCAGGAAATTCTAATCATCCTGTGTTTTTTGGCTTTGGTTTATTTTGTGGTATACGGTACCTACTACtattagtattttaaaaaaatatatttttaattcatagctggtaagagattaaaacaaaaatgttCTTAGAGCATCTCTCTTATTGAGATGCTTTTTAAAAGTAATTCACTAATATGTTATTaatgtttaaattatatatttaaattacaaaacatataCTCACTCATATTAGAGTAATGTGTATCAAAAATATCTATTGTGTTTCAAGAAAAAATCAAATGGAAAATATTCATTTaacttttactttctttttcttctgtttttttgataaaatatttattgaaagGAAGCAAGTGGATGTGTTTTTAGTGAaacttagagcatgattaacgcAAATATCCAAATGGGtttctaaactttttttttatccaatttaaaaaaaaattaaaaaaattaaaaaagaatcaATTGCAGATTGCCACATTTCAGTAGGGCCTGCAAACAGTACAAAAATCCAACTACAAACGCCTCTTATTTGGCTACCTTCTTCCTCGGTTCCTCCGTTTTTGTGATCCCCTAAAAACACTCCTAAATACCCCGTTAATGTTGCTCTTATGATTGTCACTTTCGTCACTGCTAGTGGTAGTCCATATATGTACAGACAAACACATATGTACCATATACGAATTTTAAAATGAGTTAGGAGGACACATACAGGCTGCTAAAACATAGCTAATTGGCTATTAGAGATCAGTTTTATAGAGTAATAATAGAGCTGTAGTGGAACAAAACAGCTAGGTTACTACTTGCTATGATCGATccgtttttctttatttttgggTAAGTAATAATTTGGTCAGCATTACCAGAAAAGAATGACTTGTTTATGTCACATCAATTTTCATGAACTTTGATTATTATATGTTCACATCTATTTTATCTCTCTTGAGATAGTCACGGCTTGTTCGTCAAGAAATGACCAGagcttataaataaataaacttacATGAGTCTTTGACAAACTTcatttacaattatatatataaaaccataGAGATATCTGCTCATTCTTCAACAGCTTACACTGCAGACTCCAAGATAGTCGATAAACCCCTTTTCACTTTTCAGCTTCTTcttgtatgtatatatagtctctacttttaatatatgtatatattcatATTATCTACTTTATCTGTGAAGCCTTGTTTGTAATTGATGGATCTTGCTTCATGTTTTATCATCTTCTCAGATGTTCTTGAAAAATCAAAAGGAtttagaaaaaagaaagaaagaaagacagATAGATAGATATTGAATAAGAAACGAAACTTTTGATTGTGAAagcctttgttttgttttctttatgtttttttcctcGTCCTGGTCTGACCTTTATGTCCCCCATTCATATACTCTTTCTTAAAGACCTCAACTCATAGATTTGGAAACTTATTATGTTTCCCCTCTGTTCTTTAGGATCATAAGGACTCTGTACGTTAAACCTAATGGCTTCAGAGAGCGGCTTAAACGGAGATGCAAATATAGTAGAAGAGGTTTCCGAGACTAAAAGAAgcagagatgaagaagaaaaagaagacaaagaagTGAAGAAAAACAACAACGAAGATCATGAGAAAACGAAAACGGTGCCGTTTTACAAGCTTTTTGCTTTTGCGGATTCTTTGGACTTCCTCTTGATGACCCTGGGGACGCTTGGATCTATTGGAAACGGTCTAGGCTTCCCTATAATGACCATACTGTTCGGAGATCTAGTAGATGCTTTTGGAGAGAACCAGAATGACTCAAATGTTGCCGACAAAGTTTCCAAAGTAAAAACCACATGATGTTTTTCTGTCTTAACGATTTTCAAGAGTTGACTTTTTGGTAATAACGGTTTCTTAACTCGCTCACAGGTATCTCTGAAGTTTGTATGGCTTGGAATCGGTACTTTTGCGGCCGCTTTTCTCCGTAAGCtctttcaaatatttaattaacacATCTAGAGTAAAACAGAGAGTTTTAAACGTTCTTGGTGTGCATGAATGTTCAGAGTTGTCTGGTTGGATGATATCTGGAGAAAGACAAGCAGCAAGAATAAGGAGTATGTATCTAAAGACAATCTTAAGACAAGATATAGCCTTCTTCGACGTTGATACAAATACTGGTGAAGTCGTTGGAAGAATGTCCGGTGACACTGTGCTAATCCAAGACGCCATGGGAGAGAAGGTACACACACAAACATAGTCAAACAAATTTATAAAGAAAGATTTATCCactcaaaataataaatattaaaattaaatttattatttaaatttatcaacCACTgtgatttaatcaattcaaaaatTCTTAACTAATgtttttcaatatttataaaattacaaatgATTAACACTGGTTATTATaaaaactaggtgttttgcccgcacgTGCGAGCTTATTCGTTTTACAAATTTTAtgagtttatattttattaattcaaaaaccatcatgataacttatt is drawn from Brassica rapa cultivar Chiifu-401-42 chromosome A05, CAAS_Brap_v3.01, whole genome shotgun sequence and contains these coding sequences:
- the LOC103866411 gene encoding uncharacterized protein LOC103866411 gives rise to the protein MKQMALIHTVINLLLMVHGDVSSSSSAVGDPGMKRDGLRVAFEAWNFCNEVGLEAPHMGSPRAADCFDVSTSGYSLAHKVSDSDNNLGIGKSKPGVISEAALHNPDLYVVEKELYLGSLCQVSDEPNPWSFWMVMLKNGNYDTKSGLCPQNGRKIPPFDQPGKFPCFGTGCMNQPVLNHGKTQLLSDGYTMRGWFNGTYDLDADGVSYYEVVWEKRVGVGGWVFKHKLKTSSKYPWLMLYLRADATKGFSGGYHYDTRGMLKTLPESPNFKVRLTVDIKQGGGPKSQFYLLDIGSCWKNNGEPCDGDVTTDVTRYSEMIINPETELWCNPKTLHNCPPYHTFRNGTRVHRTDSQRFPYEAYHVYCAPGNAEHLELPVGTCDPFSNPQAQEILQLLPHPVWGEYGYPTRRGDGWVGDPRTWELDVGALSSRLYFYQDPGTTPARRIWTSVDVGTEIYKDEGAVAEWHLSDFNVLIT